The Acidobacteriota bacterium genomic interval AAGGCGTTGCCGTCGTAGCCGAGCCCGACTCGGATGTCCGATTCCAGCACGCCGTTCGCGAAGATCCGGCGGTTCTCGCCATCGTCCGCACGCGCCCCCGCAGGAGCAGCGGGCAGGAGGGCCAGGAGCGCCAGCGGCAGCATCCGCAGCGCGGTCATCGATCTTTCCATGTCTGTTCGAGATCTCCTTCGAGAGGCGGACCCGCCGTCGGGCGGGATGGCGTCCCCCCTGGCGGCGCGGCGGGCGCCCGCGCCGATCGTGGGCCATATTAGGGCGAGATCGCCGCCGGCCCCAGCCGGGCGGTCGGCCCCCGGCTCGCCCGGGCCGGGTCAACCCTGGACTCTGCATGCGCTTACGCGACAAGATCGCCGTGCTGGCGCTCGTCGCCGCCTGCTTCGGGCTCGCGTTCCTCCGCGTGTCCCTGCTCGGACCGGCCGGCGGCGCGCTGGCTCCCGAGCGGCACCGGGAGCTGAGCATCGACATGCGCGTCGTCGGGCACGGCGACGACATCGTGGTGAAGGCGGCGCTGCCGCTTTCCAACGAGCGCCAGCGCGTCACCGACGAGCTGGTCAGCTCCGGCGATTTCGATTTCGAGGTGCGCGCCAGCCGCGACGCGAGGATCGGCGTCTGGAGGAAACGCGCCGCCCTTGGCCCGGCAACGATCGTCTACTCGGCAACCGTGCGCACCGAGCCGCGCCGCTATTCCCTCGACCCGGTCATCACGCGCCCCGCACACTACCCTCCCGGGCTGCGCCGGTACCTCGAGCCGACCGAGCTGATCCAGTCCGACGCCCCGGAGATCCGTCAGCTTCTCGACGAGCTGGTTCCGGCCCCCGAGAGAAGCAATGTCACCGCCGTCGTCAGGAAAGCCTTCGAGTACGCCAGGTCCACCATCAAGGCGCAGAACTTCACGGGCACGACCGACGCGCTCACCTGCTACCGCCTGGGTGAGGCCTCCTGCGGCGGCAAATCGCGGTTGTTCGTGGCTCTCCTCCGAGCGGCGGGGATCCCGGCGCGCCTGGTGGGCGGCTTGATTCTCAAGGACGGAGCCTGGAGGGCGAGCCATGTTTGGGCCGAAGTCTGGATCAGGGGCCACTGGGTTCCTTTTTGCCCCCTGAACGGCTACTTCGCCGAGGTGCCGGAGCACTACCTCGTCACCTACTATGGAGATCTTCCACTCTTCACGCACACACCGGACGTGAATTTCCAGTATGTCTTTCACGCCCGCAGGATCCTCGCGCCTCCGGCGGAGTGGTCCGTCTCGCGGCGCCTGCTGTCCTCCGGGCTCAATCTGTGGGCCGCTTTCGAGCGAGTGCGGATTCCGGTCAACCTCCTGAAGATCATCCTCATGATCCCGTTCGGCGGGCTCGTCGTGGTCTTCATGAGGAACGTGGTGGGCATCGAGACCTTCGGCACGTTCATGCCGGCGCTGCTCGCCGTCGCCTTCCGGGACACGGGCCTCGCCTGGGGCGTCGCGCTCTTTCTCGCGATCATCGCCCTCGGGACGGTGCTCCGGTTCGTCCTGGGATGGTTCGAGCTGCTCCATACGCCGCGACTCGCGGTCATCCTGACGGCGGTGGTGATGTTCACGCTCGCGGTCGTTCTCTTCGGGGCGGCCACCGGAACACTCCTGCCCACGCGCGCGAGCCTGTTCCCTCTGGCGATCCTGACGCTCACCATCGAGCGGTTCTCCACGATGCTCGAGCAGGACGGCACGCGGCGGGCCCTCACCGTGGCGCTCGGCACGGTGGTGGTCGTCTGCTCGACCTTCGCCGTGATGAACTGGGAGCCTCTCCAGATCGCGGTGCTGACCTTCCCCGAGCTGCTTCTCCTCGTCGTGGCGGCCTTTCTGGTGGCCGGCCGCTGGTTCGGAATCCGCCTGACGGAGCTGCTGCGCTTCCGCGAGCTGCTCTACCCGGCGCGGAGCGTCTGATGGGCGGCCTCCTGGACCGGTGGCGGCGCTTCCGGCGCGAGGTGCTCGGCATCAACGCGCGCAATCTATCCCTCGTCTACCCGCTGAACCCCCGGCGCGAGATGCCGCTGGCGGACGACAAGCTGCTCGCCAAGACACTGTTCGAGCGTGCGGGTGTCCCTGCACCGCGAACGCTGGCGGTCTTCGAGAAGTTCTCCGACCTTCCCCGCGTGGACGGCCTCCTCGACCACCCCCGGGGGTTCGTCGTGAAACCGGCCTCGGCGTCCGGCGGGAACGGGATCCTGGTCGTCAGGAGATCCGAGAGCGGGGAGCTGGTCTCTCCGGGACCCAGGGGAGAGATCGCGGTCGGGTGGCGGGAGATCCGGGAGCACGTTTGCCAGATCCTCTCGGGAATGTGCAGCCCCTCGCGGGTGTGGGAGAGGGCCTTCGCCGAGGAGCTGGTCGAGGCGGACGAAGTGCTGGGATCGATCGGCGTGGGCGGCCTGCCCGACCTGCGCGTCCTCGTGCACCGGGGCGAGCCGGTGATGGCGATGCTGAGGGTTCCCACCCGCCGCTCGCGGGGCAAGGCGAACCTGCACCAGGGCGCCGTCGGTCTCGGGATCGACATGGAGAGCGGGCGGACCACCGGGGGGATCCTCGGAATTCGCCGGATCGACGAGCACCCGGACACCGGCACGAAGCTCCGCGGGATCGCCATCCCGCACTGGCCGGAAGTCCTCCGGTGTTCGCGGTGGGCGGCGGAATGCGTGGATCTCGGCTACCTCGGCGTGGATGTCGTGATCGACCGTGAACGCGGCCCGATGGTGATCGAGGTCAACGCGCGCCCCGGCCTGAACATCCAGCTCGCCAACGGAAGAGGGCTGCGGTCCGTCCTGGCGGCGAGGGAGGCGTCGTGACGCGCGGCCGGCAGGACGCCCTCTTCCTCCTCGCGGTCGCCGTCATGTCCGCGATCGGGGTCGCGCTGCTGTGGCAGTCCGTGCGCCCCCCCGCAGACGCCGGCGTGATCGCGATCCACGACGGCGATCCGCTCCCCTCGGCGCTGCGGGCCGACGCCGACGCGGACGCGACCGTGGACGCGGAGTCGGCGATTCCCGGCGATCCGGAGCCGGCGGACGAGTCGGCGGCGCGGGACACCGGCGTGCCTCGCGCCGTGGCGCAGGCCCGCCGGCTGTGGCGCGCCGGGCGCATCCACGAGGCTGTCGGATTGCTCCGCGACGCTCTGGAGAGCGGCCCCGGCGATCCCGCGACGAAGGCGGAGCTGGGCACGATTCTTCTCGAAACGGGGGCGGCCGAGGAGGCGGCCGATCTCCTCGCCGAGGCGGTCGCGGAAGGCCAAGCCGACGCGCGGACTTGGTTCAACCTCGGGGTCGCGCGTTCCGCCGCCGGCGATCTCGAGGGGGCGCGGCGCGCCTATCTCGAGGCTCTCGCGAAAAAGCCGCACTACGTGAGCGCGGCCTACAACCTCGCGATGACGAGCCTGGCGTCCGGCAACCTGGAGCGCGCCGAGCGGGAGTTCCGGCGAGTCACCGAGATGGACCGTTCGGCCTCCTGGGCCAAGGCGCATTTCCAGCTCGCGTTCGTGCTCGCCCGGCTGGGCCGGACCGAGGAGGCGATCGCCTCGTACCGCCGGGCCATCGCGCTCAAACCGGACTATGCCCCGGCCTACAACAACCTCGCGCTGCTCTTGGAGAAATCCGGCGATGTCGACGGCGCGATCCGCTCCCTGGAGAAGGCGGCGCGTCTCGACCCCGGGATGGCGAGTGCGTGGTTGAACCTCGGGCGGCTGCGGGCGGAGCGGGGAGACCACGAGGGGGCGCTCGAGGCGTACCGAAGAGCGTCGGAGGCGGACCCGAAGCTCCTCAAGCCGCGTCTGAGAGCCGCGGAGCTCCTCGAGGCCCTCGGCCGCCTCGACGAAGCGCGGGAGGCCTTCGCGGAGGCCGCCGCGATCGACACCGACAACGCGCGGATCCTGGTGGATCTGGGCTCGATCGAGCGGAAGCTCGGCGATCTGGACTCCGCCGAGCGGCATCTCTCCGAGGCCGTGCGGCTCGATCCGAGCCTGGCCAGCGCCTGGAACGCCCTCGGCATCGTGCGCGCCCAGCGGGGGCTCTACGAACAGGCGATCGCGGCGTACCGGCGGGCGATCGCCCTGGAGCCGGAGCGGGTGGCCGCCCGTTTCAACCTCGCCCTAGCCCTGGAAAAGTCCGGCCGGCCGCGCGCCGCCCTCGACCGGTTCGAGGAGGTCCTCTCGCTCGAGCCGAAGCACGTGCGGGCCCGCGAGCACCTCGTCCGGCTTTTAGCCCAGCGCGGCGAAGACGCGGCGGCGCTCGAGCAGGCGGAGAAGCTGGCGCGCCTCGCTCCCGACGATCCGTCGGCCCTGTTCGCCGCCGCCTACGGGTTCTCGAAGGCGGGCGATCCCGGGCGCGCGGTCCCCCTGCTGCAACGGGTTCTCGAGCTCGAGCCGGCGAACGCCACCGCTCTGCTCAACCTCGGCGTGGCCTACGCGAAGCTGGGCCGATACGAGGACGCGGTCGGCAGCTACCTCCGGTACCTCGAACGCCGCCCCGACGACGCGAAGGCGATGCGATACCTGGCGAGGGCCTACGAGCGCCTGGGGAACGCCGAACAGGCCGCTCTCTACCGCCGCCGCGCCGAGGCGCTACCGCGGAAGGGCGGCTGAGCCCGGCGCGCGCGAACCTCAGACGACGAGGATCACGTCCACGTCCCCTTCGCGGTCGAGCACGGTCACGCTCGCGCTCGTGCGCTGCCGCGTCAGCGCCACGTGGACCTTTCCCTGGCCCACACGCAGGTTGTGGAGGACGACCTCCTCGAGGAACGGGGGGAGCACCGGGCGGCGGAAGGTCACGCGGGGCGGCTCGGCCGTGATCGTCAGGCCGAGCGTGGCGGCGAGAAGAGCGAACACCGAGGCG includes:
- a CDS encoding transglutaminase; amino-acid sequence: MRLRDKIAVLALVAACFGLAFLRVSLLGPAGGALAPERHRELSIDMRVVGHGDDIVVKAALPLSNERQRVTDELVSSGDFDFEVRASRDARIGVWRKRAALGPATIVYSATVRTEPRRYSLDPVITRPAHYPPGLRRYLEPTELIQSDAPEIRQLLDELVPAPERSNVTAVVRKAFEYARSTIKAQNFTGTTDALTCYRLGEASCGGKSRLFVALLRAAGIPARLVGGLILKDGAWRASHVWAEVWIRGHWVPFCPLNGYFAEVPEHYLVTYYGDLPLFTHTPDVNFQYVFHARRILAPPAEWSVSRRLLSSGLNLWAAFERVRIPVNLLKIILMIPFGGLVVVFMRNVVGIETFGTFMPALLAVAFRDTGLAWGVALFLAIIALGTVLRFVLGWFELLHTPRLAVILTAVVMFTLAVVLFGAATGTLLPTRASLFPLAILTLTIERFSTMLEQDGTRRALTVALGTVVVVCSTFAVMNWEPLQIAVLTFPELLLLVVAAFLVAGRWFGIRLTELLRFRELLYPARSV
- a CDS encoding tetratricopeptide repeat protein gives rise to the protein MTRGRQDALFLLAVAVMSAIGVALLWQSVRPPADAGVIAIHDGDPLPSALRADADADATVDAESAIPGDPEPADESAARDTGVPRAVAQARRLWRAGRIHEAVGLLRDALESGPGDPATKAELGTILLETGAAEEAADLLAEAVAEGQADARTWFNLGVARSAAGDLEGARRAYLEALAKKPHYVSAAYNLAMTSLASGNLERAEREFRRVTEMDRSASWAKAHFQLAFVLARLGRTEEAIASYRRAIALKPDYAPAYNNLALLLEKSGDVDGAIRSLEKAARLDPGMASAWLNLGRLRAERGDHEGALEAYRRASEADPKLLKPRLRAAELLEALGRLDEAREAFAEAAAIDTDNARILVDLGSIERKLGDLDSAERHLSEAVRLDPSLASAWNALGIVRAQRGLYEQAIAAYRRAIALEPERVAARFNLALALEKSGRPRAALDRFEEVLSLEPKHVRAREHLVRLLAQRGEDAAALEQAEKLARLAPDDPSALFAAAYGFSKAGDPGRAVPLLQRVLELEPANATALLNLGVAYAKLGRYEDAVGSYLRYLERRPDDAKAMRYLARAYERLGNAEQAALYRRRAEALPRKGG